A single window of Anaerocolumna chitinilytica DNA harbors:
- a CDS encoding TetR/AcrR family transcriptional regulator → MEKKTDRRVRYTRMVIKQSFVKLLKIKPISKITIKEICEEADINRATFYAHYKDQYDLLQQIENDIINDINQYLGIYNLRTVNEFPIEMLDKVLEYIKENSEIFEVLLNYCGDTKFQQEITNIIGSQHFSLQAAKGDTAEYVYLFYASGSIGIIIKWLKEGMKKPVKEITQLIMDLSSKGVGAFKEYENEI, encoded by the coding sequence ATGGAGAAGAAAACAGACAGGCGTGTAAGATATACAAGAATGGTGATTAAACAAAGCTTTGTAAAGCTTCTAAAGATCAAACCAATATCCAAGATAACAATTAAAGAAATATGTGAAGAAGCAGATATCAACCGTGCTACTTTTTATGCACATTACAAGGACCAATATGACCTGCTGCAGCAGATCGAAAATGATATAATCAATGATATTAATCAATACCTTGGAATCTATAATCTGCGGACAGTAAACGAATTTCCCATTGAAATGTTAGATAAGGTCCTGGAATACATAAAAGAAAATTCTGAAATCTTTGAGGTGCTTCTTAATTATTGCGGAGATACGAAATTTCAGCAGGAAATTACGAATATAATCGGCAGTCAGCATTTTTCACTCCAGGCAGCGAAGGGAGATACGGCAGAGTATGTCTATTTGTTTTACGCCAGCGGCAGCATCGGTATTATCATAAAGTGGCTGAAAGAAGGGATGAAGAAGCCGGTAAAAGAAATAACTCAGCTAATCATGGATTTATCCTCCAAGGGGGTAGGAGCCTTTAAGGAATACGAAAACGAAATTTAA
- a CDS encoding PAS domain-containing protein — protein sequence MIHMSSVLASIKQGILICNKEGKIVYFNDTYGKMLGKRLEEVAGMPISKLRPGAQVPQVLRKGRKKENILRTEGNQEYYTNIYPILENEILTGTISIVTTIDKEKRKTQKKETLQKRVREFEKKEIEEMLFLYGYDTEGKKKVAKELGISLATLYNKLSF from the coding sequence ATGATTCATATGAGTTCAGTACTGGCTTCCATTAAACAGGGAATTCTGATATGCAACAAAGAAGGAAAAATTGTATATTTTAATGATACATATGGCAAGATGCTCGGCAAGAGATTAGAGGAAGTGGCAGGTATGCCTATTAGCAAACTACGTCCCGGTGCGCAGGTTCCCCAAGTTCTGAGGAAAGGAAGAAAAAAGGAAAACATTCTAAGGACGGAAGGGAATCAGGAGTATTATACCAATATATATCCTATTCTTGAAAATGAAATTCTCACAGGTACTATTTCTATCGTCACTACCATTGATAAAGAAAAAAGAAAGACACAGAAAAAGGAAACCCTGCAGAAAAGAGTCAGAGAATTTGAAAAGAAAGAAATTGAAGAGATGCTCTTCTTATATGGCTATGATACAGAGGGGAAAAAGAAGGTTGCAAAGGAATTGGGGATATCACTTGCAACCTTATATAATAAACTTTCATTCTAA
- a CDS encoding CocE/NonD family hydrolase produces MENAKTQMEYDNSGYQELFSSYIESEEMLTMADGIKLKTYLFKPIDKTGSMTNTSLPAILVRSCYPSQLSEYRIHGKNLAKRGYAFVVQFCRGTGDSEGEWFPNVNEREDGLRTINWLNEQDWVDVIGYWGNSYLALTGWAIADRVPDKVKGMCLTHYGTDRYYSAYEKGMFRQDVLTSWAMDNSGFKVTADYTESLKYMPQLEVDEKLWGGRLDWYRDWISSTHREDNYWQQGFWKELYEIPSKVKVPLYIRSGWYDHHHGSSMRTWDNLRPETKEKSWLDIGGWNHSFQPCLEDCSTENSGSNEVAAILEWFDLVLQKKEIPKGRIRTYAIGADRWISRKSWPEKDSKLSIWYMGQERREESAESKTEKSKTPENKDLESKTIESKAIESITIEWKTTESATENSISQDNNTAVGTLGVLEKAPQADLAMYTYIYNPENPVISYGAEALLKNMEHNGSLKQPECGYRPDVISFVSEPLLENMLISGKIRAFLYVSSDCPDTAFTAKVMEIRESGEAYNIRSSITSLCHDIGHAYEPGTVEEVSIDMWDIVYELHKGSRLRLDISSSDFPQYHLHSNCAGNWASIDKYQIAVQKIYSGGFFASRIEIPANN; encoded by the coding sequence ATGGAAAATGCAAAAACACAGATGGAATACGACAATTCCGGCTATCAAGAGTTGTTTTCATCTTATATTGAATCAGAAGAGATGCTTACTATGGCTGATGGTATAAAGCTTAAGACATATTTATTTAAGCCAATTGACAAAACAGGAAGCATGACGAACACTTCGTTACCTGCAATTCTGGTTCGAAGCTGTTATCCTTCTCAGCTGTCTGAGTACAGAATTCACGGCAAGAATCTGGCTAAGAGGGGATATGCCTTTGTAGTTCAATTCTGCCGTGGAACCGGAGACTCTGAGGGGGAGTGGTTTCCCAATGTTAATGAAAGAGAGGACGGGCTAAGAACTATAAATTGGTTGAATGAGCAGGATTGGGTGGATGTAATAGGGTACTGGGGAAACTCCTATCTGGCACTGACCGGCTGGGCAATAGCAGACCGGGTACCGGACAAGGTGAAAGGTATGTGTCTGACCCATTATGGTACAGACCGCTATTACTCAGCTTATGAAAAGGGAATGTTCCGACAGGATGTACTGACTTCCTGGGCAATGGATAACTCCGGCTTTAAAGTTACTGCTGATTATACGGAATCCCTGAAATATATGCCGCAGTTAGAAGTGGATGAAAAATTGTGGGGTGGACGGCTTGACTGGTACAGGGATTGGATAAGCAGCACACACAGGGAAGATAATTACTGGCAGCAGGGCTTTTGGAAGGAATTATATGAAATACCTTCTAAAGTAAAGGTCCCCCTATATATCCGCAGCGGTTGGTATGACCATCATCATGGCAGCTCTATGCGTACTTGGGATAACCTAAGACCGGAAACAAAAGAGAAGTCCTGGTTAGATATCGGAGGATGGAATCATTCCTTTCAGCCCTGCCTTGAAGATTGCAGTACTGAGAACAGCGGCAGTAATGAGGTGGCAGCGATTCTGGAATGGTTTGATCTGGTGCTGCAGAAAAAAGAAATACCAAAGGGAAGAATCCGTACCTATGCTATCGGAGCAGACAGATGGATCAGCCGTAAGAGTTGGCCGGAAAAGGACAGTAAATTAAGTATATGGTATATGGGACAGGAGAGACGGGAAGAAAGCGCAGAGAGTAAAACAGAAAAGAGTAAAACTCCAGAGAATAAAGATTTAGAAAGTAAAACAATAGAAAGTAAAGCAATAGAAAGTATAACAATAGAATGGAAAACAACAGAAAGTGCAACAGAAAATTCAATATCACAAGATAATAATACTGCAGTGGGAACATTAGGAGTACTGGAAAAGGCGCCTCAAGCTGATTTGGCGATGTATACATACATATATAATCCCGAGAACCCCGTGATATCCTATGGAGCGGAAGCCCTCTTAAAGAATATGGAGCATAACGGCAGCCTAAAACAGCCGGAATGCGGTTACAGGCCGGATGTAATAAGTTTTGTTTCTGAACCTCTTTTAGAGAATATGCTGATAAGCGGAAAGATAAGAGCATTTCTCTATGTATCTTCTGATTGTCCGGATACAGCTTTTACTGCAAAGGTTATGGAGATAAGAGAGAGTGGGGAGGCATATAACATTCGTTCCTCTATCACAAGCCTTTGCCATGATATTGGGCATGCCTACGAGCCGGGTACTGTAGAAGAAGTTTCCATCGATATGTGGGATATTGTGTATGAATTGCACAAGGGTTCCAGGCTGCGCTTAGATATATCCTCATCTGATTTTCCTCAGTATCATTTGCACAGCAATTGTGCCGGTAATTGGGCAAGTATTGATAAATATCAGATTGCAGTACAAAAAATATATAGTGGCGGATTCTTTGCTTCAAGGATAGAGATTCCAGCTAATAATTAA
- a CDS encoding alpha/beta hydrolase: MAYKEVKVIKNNPSLEGMAVMIPDVIFSTAQGVDLKLQLFMPWKDETAKEPKKYPLIVFVQGSAWTFPDVYYQIPQLAQFSREGYVVATLTHRSSLEGHPYPAFLEDVKTGIRYLRKNAERYQIDTERVGIWGTSSGGNTALLVGLTGNEKQYKTQEYPDHSDSVKIVIDCFGPADLSEAIEKIELMEEDSKKLFAALRGEDTKENVARLQDMNPVNHVRKGAAYPPFLILQGNQDFIVEYSQSELMYHKLLEAGADAALICVDGAPHEGSFWSKELLALIKDFIDEHL; this comes from the coding sequence ATGGCTTACAAAGAGGTAAAAGTAATAAAGAATAACCCCAGTCTGGAAGGAATGGCAGTTATGATTCCTGATGTTATATTCTCAACCGCTCAGGGAGTCGATCTAAAACTGCAGTTATTTATGCCCTGGAAGGATGAAACAGCGAAGGAACCAAAGAAATATCCCTTAATTGTATTTGTACAGGGCAGTGCCTGGACCTTTCCGGATGTGTATTATCAAATCCCTCAGTTGGCACAGTTTTCCAGGGAGGGCTATGTGGTGGCCACCTTAACCCACCGCAGCAGCTTAGAGGGGCATCCCTATCCTGCCTTTCTGGAAGACGTTAAGACTGGAATCCGTTACCTTAGAAAAAATGCTGAAAGGTACCAGATAGATACTGAAAGAGTAGGTATCTGGGGAACCTCTTCCGGCGGGAATACCGCCTTACTGGTTGGTCTAACCGGAAATGAGAAACAGTATAAGACACAAGAATATCCGGATCATTCAGATTCAGTTAAGATAGTAATCGATTGTTTCGGACCAGCAGATTTATCCGAAGCTATTGAGAAGATCGAGTTAATGGAGGAAGATTCTAAGAAGTTATTTGCAGCACTTCGCGGGGAAGATACAAAAGAAAACGTAGCAAGGCTTCAGGATATGAATCCTGTCAACCATGTCAGAAAGGGTGCAGCTTATCCACCCTTCCTGATTCTTCAGGGTAATCAGGATTTTATAGTTGAGTACTCCCAAAGTGAGTTAATGTATCATAAACTGCTTGAGGCTGGTGCGGATGCTGCTCTTATCTGTGTGGATGGCGCTCCTCATGAGGGCTCCTTCTGGAGTAAGGAATTGCTGGCATTAATTAAAGATTTTATTGATGAACATCTGTAA